ACAGTCGCGTCTTGCAACCGGTGTAACCATTGATTACGAACGACTCTCTCAAGTGATATAACGGAGTTCTTCGTGGGGTCACGGTGGCGTGGCTCGCGTCTCGAGTAGAGGGGACAGCGCGCAGTGTACGCCATGTACACCATGTACACCATGTCGTGCCCACGTCGCGTCTATGGCCACGCTGAAAATAGCGTTTGTAGCACCAGCCGTTCGTCTCATTCAGCCGCCGGCCGACTCACAACGACCGCTCGATACCGTCCGCCTAGTCGTCGATCGACGGCGGTTTGTTGCGTCCGATGTGGATCTCGTGTCCCTCGATGTCCTCGAGTGCGGCGACGCGGCCACCGACGGTGACCTCCTCGCCTTCCTCGGTCTCGACGGTGAGGCTCGCGACCTCCTCGCTGACCTCGAAGGAGATGTCGAGGACGCGCCCGCGAACGATTCGGGTGCCGCCAACTTCGACATCGCGGCCCTCGATGGTGGCGTAGAACTCACCACCTTCCTCGATGAGGTCCTTCACGCAGCGTCGAATCGAGGCGTATCTGCGGGGGTAGGAACGCTTCGAGCCGTCCTCGCTCAGTGTCTCTTCGGCGGTCGTCCAGAGGACCGTGCCGAAGAAGCCGGAGACGAGGAAGCCGAGGGAGGAGCGGTTGAAGATGACGCCGTAGCGGTCCTGGTCGTCACGCAGGGCGTCCTGGGTCGCGTAGACGGAGTAGTTCCCGTCTGCGACGGCGATGACCGGCGTCGTGATCCCGCGTCGAGCGCGGACGGTCGTCGCGACGTTCTGGTACTCGAACTCCGCCGGTGTGGGTGCTTCGTCGGCTGGCGTAATGAGCAGATCCACGCTAACGCCGGCGTCGACGGCGTTGCGGAGTTCGTCCTCGAACCGGGTCAGCAGACCAGGTGTCAGCGACAGCGACAGTTCGTACTCCGCGGCGTCGATGACCTCCTCCAGGTATCGAAGGATCGTCGACCGGGACTTGACCAGCGAGACGGCCTCGGTGTCACGGGCGGGCGCGGTGTAGCGCGCCTCCAGTTCGTCGATCATCTGCTCGAGCGAACTCTGAACGTCGTCGAAGGCCTCGCCGGGATCGATCGCGACGACCTTCATCGGACGCGATTCGCGCAGTTCGACCAGTCCACGGTCGCTGAGGCTGCGGACGGTGTCGTAGACGCGGGGCTGTGGGATGTCGGTCCGGTCGGCAATTTCGCTCGCCGTGAGCTGGCCGTGCTCTAGAACGGTCAGATAGGCGTCGATCTCGTACTCGCCGAGGTTGAACCGATCCCCGACGCGCTCGACGGTCGAGCGCAGTTCGTCTGATGCCATACCCACACCTACGGTCCCGATGGATAAATGATTTATTATGCATCGAGTAGCATCTCTTTTCGAAATCAGGTTAGTTTCACGTTGGGTCGAAAGCGAGCGCCGTTCATGGCTTCTCACGACCTGTTCGAAGACCACACCGAGGGCTGAAAGCGGGGCCACGACCGCCACTGCACTCGCGTCGAAACTGAATACCCGAGTGTGCGGACAGAACCCTTAACCACTGCCGCCGTGAGTTTGTTCCCATGCTAGAGGACCTGCTGGAGGGGACGCGATCACCCGTCGAGGTGCTCCAGGACAACGTTCCCTTCGGTGTCAGCGAGGTCATCGTGGCAGTCGTCGTGCTGGTGATCGGCTGGTACCTCTCGAACGTCGTCGTCCGTCTCACTGGTCGGACCGTTGCTCGCCGAATCGAGCGGCCGAGCGTCACCCGAACGGTTCTCCGTGGGGTGCGAATCTCCGTGCTCGTCGTGGCGTTCGCCGTCGCGGCTGGCGTACTTGGCGTCGGTGATACAGAAATTCTCCTCTCGGTTACCGTTATCTCCGCCGTCATCGCCGTCGTCCTCGCACCGCTGGTCAGTAGTTTCGTTACTGGAATCTTCGTGCTCGCAGATCGGCCCTACGAAATCGGCGACATGATCGAAATCATCGACGAGGGCCACACCGGTTTCGTCGAGGACATCACGATCAGGTACACGAAAATTTTCACACTCGAGAACACCTTCATCGTGATCCCGAACTCGGAGATCTACAACCGTGATGTCATCAACTACTCCGCGGAGGACGAGCGGACGCGAATCTCGGTCGAGTTCGAGGTGACCTACGAGAGTGACCTCGAGGCTGCTCGTCGACACGCAGAGCGGGCGGCGCGAAGCGTCGACATGGTTATCGGCGGTGGTCCGGATATCCGGATTGGGAGCGCCCGATATGCGGCTGCGCCGGTCTGTACCATTGACTCCTACGCTGACAACGGAGTCGTGCTTACGCTGGCGTTCTGGGTCCAACACCCCTACAAACAGCGGATCGCCCGTTCAGAGGTCCAGTCGGCGGTCCGGTCACGCTTCGCGGATCTGGATATCGAGTTCGCGTACCCACACCGTCACCACGTCTTCGATAATACGACGGGTGTTGCCCGCGTTACGGTCGGCGATGGAGACGATGGCGACAGCCCCGCTCCCGGACACGAGCACAGAAACGCACACGATGCCGACCGCGAAGGGGAAGCGATACGGGCAGACTCCGATGTGGAGTCAGGCGACTCCTGACGGTAGCGGAGCAGAACGGGAGAATCACGATATATAGTTTAAAAGGACAATCGAAACCAGGGAACAGGAACTGCTTGTCGGCCGGAACGGCGGTAGCGGTTCCGATGATGAAAGAATAAGAAACGGTCCTGTCTGTCGTCAGTCCTTGCCCACTACGCGTGCGCGCTTTCGACAGTGACGACCTCGCAGTCGAGGTGTGTTCGCAGATAGCGGTCGATATCCGGATTGTCCGTCAACCGACGGAAGATGCGACGCAGGCGACTCGCCTGCTGGCTGCCGATAACGACGATATCAGCATCCTCGGCCGCAACCTCGTCGAGAATACTCTCTTCGACGAGGAACCCGGTTCGGACGACGTACCGGGCGTTCTCGATTGGCCCGATCGATCGCTCGACCGCGTTTTTTAGATCGATTCTCGTTACTTTCTTCCCGTTCTGATAGAGGTCCACATGTAGAACCGTGATCGCCGCATCGCGCTCGCGGGCGATCTCGATTGCCTCCTCGAGTGTCCGCCGCGAGTGTTTCGTCAGTGGATATCGAACGGGAACCACGACAAGCGCCATTACAGCATCGAACGATTCCCGCGCGGGTAAAGGTTTCAGTTAGTGCTACTCTCGTATGGGTAAGCCCATCATACTCACGCGATGGCGACTGCCGACGGGTGTCGCCGGGACAGACAGTCATTTACCGAGCGCGTGAATACCCCACAGTATGCGATCGATCGTCACCGAGGACGGCGACACCGTCTTCATCTCGCAAACAGACGGCGATACGGGGTCGAAGGGCCCTTTCCTCGTCGTTTACGAAACGAGCGACGCTGACAGCCGCTATGGGTGGTTCTGTACGAACTGCGAGGATGTCGACAACGCGATGGACTCCATGGGCCGGATCAAGTGCAACCAGTGTGGGAACTTCCGGAAACCCACGGAGTGGGACGCAGCACACGAATAGGGCGGCTGATTCCGCCTCTCGTCGTGTCCCCACACTATCCCCGTCCGTTCTCGCCGTAATCTCTCGTTTTGCTAATTGACTATTACCGCCTTGTCGCTCCGTGACTGGAGACTGATTGTCAACAAAACACTGTATTGCGATTGCATTTGTCTCGTCGAACCCGAATTTGGGATTCGTACCAACATTTATGCTACTGGGTGACGTACCTCGATACGAATGGGTCCTGTTAACATGCGACTCGTCGAGCAGGCCAGGTCGATCTTCGCCGAGCTTGGATACACCGTCGAAGGAACCGGCCCCGAGTTTCGGGCCGAACGCGCGTGGAAAGTCGTCCACGTAAACACAGTCTTCGAGAACGCCGAACTTCCGTCCTCATCGTCGACCGAACAGTTCCACTGTTTCGTCGCCCACCCCGAGGACGCAGCCGATCTCGAAAACCAGCTTCTTAGCACAAACCCCAGCTACGAGTGGGCCATCATCGCCGTCGACGGGGACGACTATCAGGTCGAACGCGCCCCACCGGGACCGCGCGTCTCCGCCTGACTCGCGTCCCGTCGAGTCCCGTCCAGCCCGCACCGCACCCACACTCACCGCCACATTCCGACCCATTTTCACCATTTCTACGGCCGTGAGCGATCGGCCCGCCTGTCCTCCACGTATAGTGGTCACAGCACCTTGCTCACTCCACTCACTCAGAGTACCCCGATCACCGCCGATCACTCCACTCACTCAGAGAGCGCCCGTCGCACCGCCGACACACCCGCACCCGTGTCCACCGACGCACCGAGGGACTCGAGTACGTCGCCGAGTGCCGTCACGACGTAGATCACGTTCTCGGGCCGGGCGGAGTACCCCATACAGCCGATCCGGAAGATCTCTCCCTCGAGGTCGCCGAGACCGCTCGCGATCTCGAGATCGTAGCGTTCGATGAGTTCAGAACAGACCTCGCCGTCGTCGATCCCGTCCGGAACGCGGACCGCGTTGAGGCTTGGCAGCCAGAACTCGTCCGGCGCGTTCATCTCGAGTCCCATCCCCTCGACACCGGCTTTCAGCGCGCCGGCGAGTCGCTCGTGGCGCGCCCAG
The DNA window shown above is from Natrialba magadii ATCC 43099 and carries:
- the trmB gene encoding HTH-type sugar sensing transcriptional regulator TrmB, which encodes MASDELRSTVERVGDRFNLGEYEIDAYLTVLEHGQLTASEIADRTDIPQPRVYDTVRSLSDRGLVELRESRPMKVVAIDPGEAFDDVQSSLEQMIDELEARYTAPARDTEAVSLVKSRSTILRYLEEVIDAAEYELSLSLTPGLLTRFEDELRNAVDAGVSVDLLITPADEAPTPAEFEYQNVATTVRARRGITTPVIAVADGNYSVYATQDALRDDQDRYGVIFNRSSLGFLVSGFFGTVLWTTAEETLSEDGSKRSYPRRYASIRRCVKDLIEEGGEFYATIEGRDVEVGGTRIVRGRVLDISFEVSEEVASLTVETEEGEEVTVGGRVAALEDIEGHEIHIGRNKPPSIDD
- a CDS encoding mechanosensitive ion channel family protein, whose protein sequence is MLEDLLEGTRSPVEVLQDNVPFGVSEVIVAVVVLVIGWYLSNVVVRLTGRTVARRIERPSVTRTVLRGVRISVLVVAFAVAAGVLGVGDTEILLSVTVISAVIAVVLAPLVSSFVTGIFVLADRPYEIGDMIEIIDEGHTGFVEDITIRYTKIFTLENTFIVIPNSEIYNRDVINYSAEDERTRISVEFEVTYESDLEAARRHAERAARSVDMVIGGGPDIRIGSARYAAAPVCTIDSYADNGVVLTLAFWVQHPYKQRIARSEVQSAVRSRFADLDIEFAYPHRHHVFDNTTGVARVTVGDGDDGDSPAPGHEHRNAHDADREGEAIRADSDVESGDS
- a CDS encoding universal stress protein codes for the protein MALVVVPVRYPLTKHSRRTLEEAIEIARERDAAITVLHVDLYQNGKKVTRIDLKNAVERSIGPIENARYVVRTGFLVEESILDEVAAEDADIVVIGSQQASRLRRIFRRLTDNPDIDRYLRTHLDCEVVTVESAHA
- a CDS encoding DUF5816 domain-containing protein; translated protein: MRSIVTEDGDTVFISQTDGDTGSKGPFLVVYETSDADSRYGWFCTNCEDVDNAMDSMGRIKCNQCGNFRKPTEWDAAHE
- a CDS encoding DUF7116 family protein, with amino-acid sequence MRLVEQARSIFAELGYTVEGTGPEFRAERAWKVVHVNTVFENAELPSSSSTEQFHCFVAHPEDAADLENQLLSTNPSYEWAIIAVDGDDYQVERAPPGPRVSA